One window from the genome of Nicotiana tomentosiformis chromosome 5, ASM39032v3, whole genome shotgun sequence encodes:
- the LOC104096852 gene encoding ABC transporter F family member 5, whose translation MDLATTFLSGRANLLCPRVISIPSSNTSVKTTIGTVFNNPRRKNLRISSKLQAVAVETAETEVKDDIESLFSNNSNEEIDYRRSNKQTTSGASSISSGVRLENVSKSYKGVTVLKDVSWEVKKGEKVGLVGVNGAGKTTQLRIISGLEEPDSGNVIKAKNNMKISFLSQEFEVESTRTVKEEFMSAFKEEMEVAERLEKVQKAIEKSVDDLELMGRLLDEFDLLQRRAQAVDLDVVDVKINKMMPELGFAPEDADRLVASFSSGWQMRMSLGKILLQDPDLLLLDEPTNHLDLDTIEWLEGYLNKQEVPMVIISHDRAFLDQLCTKIVETDMGVSRTYEGNYSDFIISRAEWIETQNAAWEKQQKEIEQTRGLISRLSAGANSGRASTAEKKLEKLQDQEQVDKPFIRKQMKIRFPERERSGRTVVNVKNLEFAYEDKVLFKNANLTIERGEKIAIIGPNGCGKSTFLKLIMGSLKPTRGEVVLGEHNVLPNYFEQNQAEALNLEKTVLETVAEAADDWRLDDIKGLLGRCNFKADMLDRKVSFLSGGEKARLAFCKFMVTPSTLLVLDEPTNHLDIPTKEMLEEAITEYKGTVITVSHDRYFIKQIVNRVLEVKDGTLHDYEGDYDYYLEKNLEARERELEREAEIEDKSPKAKAKSKMSKAEREARKKQKMLAFQAAKQKSKKSKNSKRWN comes from the exons ATGGACCTTGCTACCACTTTCCTCTCTGGCAGAGCCAATCTTCTTTGCCCACGTGTCATCTCAATACCATCTTCTAATACCTCTGTGAAAACTACTATTGGTACTGTTTTCAATAACCCCAGAAGAAAAAACCTTAGAATTTCATCAAAGTTACAAGCCGTAGCTGTTGAAACTGCTGAAACAGAGGTAAAAGATGATATAGAGTCATTATTTTCTAATAATTCAAATGAGGAAATTGATTACAGGAGGAGTAACAAGCAAACAACTAGTGGAGCTTCAAGTATTTcatctggggttaggctagaaaATGTTAGTAAAAGTTATAAAGGCGTTACTGTATTGAAAGATGTGAGTTGGGAGGTAAAAAAAGGTGAAAAAGTAGGTTTAGTAGGTGTAAATGGTGCAGGAAAAACAACCCAATTGAGGATTATATCTGGTTTAGAGGAACCTGATTCAGGGAATGTGATTAAGGCAAAAAATAATATGAAGATTTCATTTTTAAGCCAAGAATTTGAGGTTGAGTCAACAAGAACTGTTAAAGAAGAGTTTATGAGTGCCTTTAAAGAGGAAATGGAAGTTGCTGAGAGACTTGAGAAAGTTCAGAAGGCAATTGAGAAATCTGTTGATGATTTAGAGTTGATGGGGAGGTTATTGGATGAGTTTGATTTGCTGCAAAGGAGGGCACAAGCTGTGGATTTGGATGTTGTGGATGTGAAAATTAACAAAATGATGCCCGAGTTAGGATTTGCTCCTGAGGATGCTGATAGGCTTGTGGCTTCATTTAGCAGTGGCTGGCAAATGAGGATGTCTTTAGGGAAGATCTTGCTGCAG GACCCAGACTTGTTACTACTGGATGAACCGACCAATCATCTTGACCTTGATACGATTGAGTGGCTTGAGGGTTATCTTAATAAGCAGGAAGTTCCAATGGTCATTATATCTCATGACCGAGCTTTCCTTGATCAGTTGTGTACAAAAATTGTGGAGACCGATATGGGTGTATCTAGGACATATGAAGGAAATTACTCGGATTTTATTATTTCAAGGGCTGAATGGATTGAAACACAGAATGCTGCATGGGAGAAACAACAGAAGGAAATTGAGCAAACGAGAGGTTTGATAAGTAGGTTAAGTGCAGGAGCAAACTCAGGTCGTGCATCTACTGCTGAAAAG AAGCTGGAAAAACTTCAGGACCAGGAGCAAGTTGATAAGCCATTCATTAGGAAACAAATGAAGATTAGGTTCCCTGAACGTGAAAGAAGTGGAAGAACAGTTGTGAATGTTAAAAATCTGGAATTTGCCTATGAGGATAAG GTCCTTTTCAAGAATGCAAATTTGACAATTGAGAGAGGAGAGAAAATTGCTATCATTGGTCctaatggttgtggaaagagcACTTTTCTTAAACTGATTATGGGCTCACTGAAACCAACACGAGGTGAAGTTGTGCTTGGGGAGCACAATGTATTACCAAATTACTTTGAGCAGAATCAG GCTGAGGCACTCAATTTGGAAAAAACTGTTCTTGAAACTGTAGCAGAAGCTGCTGATGACTGGAGACTAGATGATATAAAAGGACTCCTTGGACGCTGTAATTTTAAAGCTGACATGCTTGATAGGAAGGTTTCCTTTTTGAGCGGTGGTGAGAAG GCACGTCTAGCCTTCTGTAAGTTCATGGTGACCCCTTCGACTTTGCTTGTACTGGATGAGCCTACCAATCATTTGGATATACCGACAAAAGAGATGCTTGAG GAGGCTATTACGGAGTATAAAGGCACCGTGATAACTGTTTCGCACGATCGGTACTTCATAAAACAGATCGTTAACAGAGTGTTGGAAGTAAAAGATGGCACTTTACATGATTATGAAGGAGATTACGAT TATTATTTGGAGAAAAACCTTGAAGCAAGGGAAAGAGAGCTTGAACGAGAGGCAGAGATTGAGGACAAGTCTCCAAAAGCTAAAGCCAAATCCAAGATGTCAAAG GCGGAAAGGGAAGCTCGGAAGAAACAGAAAATGCTGGCATTCCAAGCAGCAAAACAGAAGTCTAAGAAATCAAAGAACTCTAAGAGATGGAACTGA
- the LOC104096853 gene encoding probable 20S rRNA accumulation protein 4, whose protein sequence is MGGVFLGMPGSWAGHIHEAADHYTTKIGGLPDWPIPLPTTCVDLLKCCACKTDLCLLAQVYAPISKKNLNIEERAIYVFGCLTPECGSGPVSWRAIRIQKSLRSEGLKSQSYKDVASPVSSVSDPKKDRKKDIWTFDSSEEDDDDEDEDDIDLAELARALSEAATVASHSKKQICGHQVTAETSTPNRAIRATDEKTPVIPCFYIYTEEEKFSKKDVSVSSKGILSPIKDKENDPDTPEETWEVEDYEYDRALNADRIYLKFKKRLDAYPEQCFRYSYGGKPLLASGNAVDPGTCRLCGASRHYEMQLMPPLLYFLQEAVSEKERPVLDNWNWMTLIVYTCSQNCSEYHQNNSSEDGWIVAEEAVVVQYE, encoded by the exons ATGGGGGGAGTGTTTTTAGGCATGCCAGGATCGTGGGCAGGTCATATTCACGAAGCTGCTGATCATTATACAACAAAAATCGGTGGACTTCCT GATTGGCCTATTCCTCTTCCTACCACATGTGTTGATTTGCTCAAATGCTGTGCTTGTAAAACCGATTTATGTCTTCTTGCACAG GTTTATGCTCCAATTTCAAAGAAAAATTTGAACATTGAAGAGCGTGCAATCTATGTTTTTGGTTGTTTGACGCCAGAATGTGGGAGCGGTCCTGTAAG CTGGAGAGCTATTAGAATCCAAAAGTCTCTAAGAAGTGAAGGTTTAAAGAGTCAGTCTTATAAGGATGTCGCTTCACCTGTATCTTCTGTATCAGATCCAAAGAAAGACCGGAAGAAGGATATATGGACATTTGACTCTTCGGaagaggatgatgatgatgaagatgaggaTGACATTGACCTTGCTGAGTTGGCTAGGGCGCTTTCTGAAGCTGCAACCGTGGCTTCTCACTCCAAGAAACAAATCTGTGGTCATCAAGTAACGGCAGAAACTTCAACCCCTAACCGCGCGATTAGAGCAACTGATGAAAAAACACCAG TGATTCCGTGCTTCTATATATATACTGAGGAAGAGAAATTTTCCAAAAAGGATGTTTCTGTTAGTTCAAAAGGCATCTTATCTCCAATCAAGGACAAAGAAAATGATCCTGATACTCCAGAAGAAACATGGGAGGTGGAAGATTACGAGTATGATAGGGCATTGAATGCTGACCGGATTTACCTTAAGTTCAAAAAGCGATTAGATGCTTATCCAGAGCAATGTTTCAG ATACTCATATGGTGGAAAGCCGCTTCTGGCTTCTGGAAATGCTGTTGATCCGGGGACGTGCAGGCTCTGTGGTGCGTCACGTCACTATGAGATGCAGCTGATGCCGCCATTGCTATATTTTCTGCAGGAAGCAGTCAGCGAGAAAGAGAGACCTGTATTGGATAACTGGAATTGGATGACTTTAATAGTCTATACTTGCTCACAG AATTGTTCAGAGTACCATCAGAATAACTCTAGTGAGGATGGCTGGATTGTGGCTGAGGAAGCTGTTGTCGTACAATATGAATAG